The following proteins are encoded in a genomic region of Cyclonatronum proteinivorum:
- a CDS encoding alpha-amylase family glycosyl hydrolase produces MSTFTIRNSNNMSDWWKKAVIYHIYPRSFMDANGDGIGDLKGIRKRLDYLKWLGADAIWISPVYPSPMADFGYDVTDHCDIDPIFGSIADMDALIAHAHERRLKVILDFVPNHTSNEHPWFLESKSSRDNPKRDWYYWKDPAPGGGPPNNWLSRFDGKSAWKWDEQTGQYYLHTFLEEQPDLNWRNPEVKSAMTDILRFWFRRGVDGFRVDVSYRVMKHRDFADNPVNPDWKPGMDPSFRVTERNTKNTADIHLFNRWIRETADEFEDKVTIGEMNLTLPELAKHYGTAEKPEFHLPFNFRLIFSPWQAKNVGALVSEFEATVPAHGWPNWVLSNHDQPRFATRAGKDQARNGYLFLLTVRGTPTIYYGDELGMESVPIPADKVQDPWELLSPGLGLGRDPVRTPMRWDSGPNAGFSPAGTEPWLPVGADAAQLNVAESQKKPDSMLCMVKTLIDLRRTHKVLIDGACTVLSAEDDILQYTRGETAKAGAMLIVLNFSNEPKTITLPEAFQHGAEILLTTRMDDSPALANTPQLSLRPNEGLLIRKTD; encoded by the coding sequence ATGTCAACCTTTACAATCCGAAATTCCAACAACATGTCTGACTGGTGGAAAAAAGCTGTTATCTATCACATTTACCCGCGTAGCTTCATGGATGCCAACGGGGATGGCATTGGTGACCTCAAAGGTATCCGGAAGCGCCTCGACTACCTGAAATGGCTCGGGGCCGACGCCATCTGGATCTCGCCGGTGTATCCCTCACCCATGGCCGACTTCGGCTATGACGTCACCGATCACTGCGATATCGATCCCATTTTTGGCAGTATTGCCGACATGGACGCCCTCATCGCACACGCGCATGAACGCCGCCTGAAAGTGATTCTCGACTTTGTACCCAATCACACCTCCAACGAGCACCCCTGGTTTCTGGAATCCAAAAGCAGCCGCGACAACCCCAAACGCGACTGGTACTACTGGAAAGACCCTGCCCCTGGTGGCGGTCCGCCCAACAACTGGCTGAGCCGCTTCGACGGAAAATCTGCCTGGAAATGGGATGAGCAAACCGGACAGTATTACCTGCACACCTTCCTCGAAGAACAGCCCGACCTGAACTGGCGGAACCCCGAAGTGAAATCGGCCATGACCGACATCCTCCGGTTTTGGTTCAGGCGCGGCGTTGACGGCTTCCGGGTTGATGTATCCTACCGCGTCATGAAACACCGCGACTTTGCCGATAACCCCGTCAATCCGGACTGGAAGCCGGGCATGGATCCCTCCTTCCGCGTCACCGAGCGGAACACCAAGAACACCGCCGATATACACCTGTTCAACCGCTGGATTCGCGAAACCGCCGATGAATTCGAAGACAAGGTCACCATAGGCGAGATGAACCTCACCCTGCCGGAGCTCGCCAAACATTACGGCACGGCAGAAAAACCTGAGTTTCACCTGCCCTTTAATTTCCGGCTGATTTTCTCCCCCTGGCAGGCCAAAAATGTGGGAGCGCTGGTCTCCGAATTTGAAGCGACCGTACCCGCGCACGGCTGGCCCAACTGGGTGCTCAGCAATCATGATCAGCCCCGCTTCGCAACCCGTGCCGGCAAAGATCAGGCGCGCAACGGCTACCTCTTCCTCCTCACCGTACGCGGCACCCCAACGATTTACTACGGCGATGAACTCGGCATGGAAAGCGTGCCCATTCCCGCCGATAAAGTGCAGGACCCCTGGGAATTACTCTCCCCCGGACTCGGTCTCGGCCGCGACCCGGTCCGTACCCCCATGCGATGGGACAGCGGACCAAACGCTGGTTTCTCCCCTGCGGGCACCGAACCCTGGCTGCCCGTCGGAGCAGACGCCGCACAGCTGAACGTAGCCGAAAGCCAAAAGAAACCGGACAGCATGCTGTGCATGGTCAAAACCCTGATTGACCTCCGTCGCACCCACAAAGTGCTCATCGATGGCGCCTGCACCGTACTAAGCGCAGAAGACGACATCCTCCAATACACGCGGGGCGAAACGGCCAAAGCCGGGGCCATGCTCATCGTGCTCAATTTCAGCAATGAACCCAAAACCATAACCCTCCCCGAAGCTTTTCAGCACGGGGCAGAAATACTCCTGACGACCCGAATGGATGATTCTCCCGCCCTGGCAAACACGCCTCAGCTTTCGCTGAGACCTAACGAAGGATTGCTGATTCGGAAAACAGATTAA
- the lepB gene encoding signal peptidase I yields MADKKKISGRAERARKRTKDSSSKQAQAKTWAREWGEALIWALAAAVIIRALFFGAYRIPTPSMETTLMTGDFLLVSKMHYGARTPQSVGIPFTGVHLPNLRLPSTRLPGFSSIKRNDIVVFNYPIDDGIPSQKTNYIKRAVGMPADTLEIADKMLFVNHEPAEMFETLQFIHEITPLDGLRISTERLRNAGATVIGTRGPQGERLFAHMSPTVAREVESWGSVEAVELFLNQSGGFSTNFRFVRGLSENSTENMPQIVVPFSGQEVALNTDNIGLYADIIERYEGNRLDVRGDRILINGVERNRYTIQRDYYFMMGDNRDNSEDSRAWGFVPDDHIVGKAWVIYFSIDGRSPRFNRILRSIH; encoded by the coding sequence TTGGCCGACAAAAAAAAGATCTCGGGCCGGGCTGAGCGGGCCCGCAAACGCACCAAGGACAGCAGCAGTAAACAGGCGCAGGCAAAAACCTGGGCCCGCGAATGGGGAGAAGCCCTCATCTGGGCACTCGCTGCAGCAGTCATCATCCGCGCCCTGTTTTTCGGCGCGTACCGTATCCCGACCCCATCCATGGAAACAACGCTGATGACCGGCGATTTCCTCCTCGTTTCCAAAATGCACTACGGCGCCCGCACCCCGCAATCTGTAGGCATTCCGTTTACCGGCGTACACCTGCCCAACCTCCGGCTCCCATCCACACGACTCCCCGGCTTCTCCTCCATCAAGCGAAACGACATCGTTGTTTTCAATTACCCGATTGATGACGGCATTCCTTCACAAAAAACCAATTACATCAAACGAGCCGTCGGCATGCCCGCCGATACCCTGGAAATAGCAGACAAAATGCTGTTCGTAAACCATGAGCCGGCTGAAATGTTTGAAACCCTGCAGTTCATCCACGAAATAACGCCCCTTGACGGTCTGCGAATCAGTACGGAGCGCCTCCGGAATGCGGGCGCTACCGTTATCGGCACAAGGGGCCCGCAGGGAGAGCGGCTGTTCGCGCACATGTCACCAACGGTAGCCCGTGAAGTTGAATCATGGGGGAGCGTCGAAGCTGTTGAGCTGTTCTTAAATCAGAGCGGCGGGTTCAGCACCAACTTCCGCTTTGTGCGCGGGCTGTCTGAAAACAGTACCGAGAACATGCCGCAAATTGTTGTGCCCTTCAGCGGACAGGAAGTCGCACTGAATACGGATAACATTGGCCTCTATGCTGACATTATTGAGCGGTATGAAGGCAACCGGCTCGATGTTCGCGGCGATCGAATCCTAATCAACGGCGTAGAACGCAACCGCTACACCATACAGCGCGATTACTACTTCATGATGGGCGACAACCGCGACAACAGCGAAGACAGCCGCGCATGGGGCTTCGTACCCGACGATCACATCGTCGGTAAAGCCTGGGTCATCTATTTTTCCATCGACGGAAGAAGCCCGAGATTTAACCGGATTCTGCGGTCGATACACTGA
- the lepA gene encoding translation elongation factor 4 codes for MKHIRNFCIIAHIDHGKSTLADRLLERTGTITEREMQNQVLDDMDLERERGITIKSHAIKMDYTARDGQKYIFNLIDTPGHVDFAYEVSRALKACEGAVLVVDAAQGVEAQTISNLYQAIEQNLEIIPVLNKIDLPGADVEGSAQQVMDLIGCEREDILHVSGKTGLGVDELLEHLIHKVPAPKGGPNKPLKALIFDSVFNSYRGSIVYVRIMDGVLRKGDRMNFMAVEQDYDADEIGYLRMKMTPCDELKAGEVGYIIGSVKSLADTKVGDTITTVKNGATEPIPGYKDVKPMVFSGIYPTNSEDFESLRSALEKLKLNDASLNYVPETSAALGFGFRAGFLGMLHMEIVQERLDREFDMDIITTVPNVEYEIQTTGGKRIAVDNPSDMPEPGLIDKIYEPYIKAQIIAPAEYIGAIMKLCQERRGVYINTMYLDATRVDLTYELPMAEVVFDFYDRLKSSTRGYASLDYEFIGQRPGNMVKLDILLNGEPVDALSSIVHRDKAYEWGKKLCAKLKELIPRQMYEVAIQAAIGKKVIARDTIRAMRKDVIAKCYGGDITRKRKLLEKQKEGKKRMKQVGSVEIPQEAFLAVLSMNDN; via the coding sequence ATGAAGCACATCCGCAACTTTTGTATTATTGCTCACATTGATCACGGTAAAAGCACCCTGGCCGACCGGCTGCTTGAGCGCACCGGCACCATTACTGAACGCGAAATGCAGAATCAGGTGCTCGACGACATGGATCTTGAGCGTGAGCGCGGTATTACCATCAAGAGTCACGCCATTAAAATGGACTACACCGCCCGCGACGGTCAGAAATATATTTTCAACCTGATCGACACACCGGGTCACGTGGACTTTGCCTACGAAGTATCCCGCGCGCTGAAAGCCTGTGAAGGCGCCGTTTTGGTTGTAGATGCCGCACAGGGTGTTGAAGCGCAAACCATTTCAAATTTATATCAGGCGATTGAGCAGAATCTGGAAATCATCCCGGTACTGAACAAAATTGACCTGCCCGGTGCTGATGTGGAAGGCTCCGCACAGCAGGTGATGGATCTGATTGGGTGTGAGCGTGAAGATATTCTGCACGTATCCGGTAAAACCGGACTTGGGGTAGATGAGCTTCTCGAACACCTTATTCATAAAGTTCCCGCTCCCAAGGGCGGCCCTAACAAACCGCTTAAAGCCCTGATTTTCGACTCCGTTTTCAATTCCTACCGGGGTTCTATTGTTTATGTGCGGATTATGGATGGCGTGCTCCGCAAGGGCGATCGCATGAATTTCATGGCTGTCGAGCAGGATTACGACGCCGATGAAATCGGTTATCTCCGCATGAAAATGACGCCTTGTGATGAACTCAAAGCAGGTGAAGTCGGCTACATCATCGGCAGCGTAAAATCTCTGGCCGATACCAAAGTTGGTGATACCATCACAACGGTAAAAAACGGCGCTACGGAACCCATCCCGGGATACAAGGACGTCAAGCCGATGGTATTCAGCGGGATTTACCCGACCAACAGCGAAGATTTTGAAAGCCTGCGTTCTGCGCTCGAAAAGCTCAAGCTGAACGACGCTTCCCTGAACTATGTGCCCGAAACTTCCGCTGCGCTCGGTTTCGGTTTCCGGGCCGGGTTCCTGGGCATGCTTCACATGGAAATCGTGCAGGAGCGCCTCGACCGTGAATTCGATATGGATATCATCACAACGGTCCCCAACGTAGAGTATGAAATCCAAACAACGGGTGGTAAACGCATTGCGGTTGATAACCCGAGCGACATGCCAGAGCCGGGGCTGATCGATAAAATTTACGAGCCCTACATCAAAGCACAGATAATTGCACCGGCAGAGTACATCGGTGCCATCATGAAACTTTGTCAGGAACGCCGCGGGGTGTACATCAACACCATGTACCTTGACGCGACCCGCGTTGATCTCACCTATGAGCTGCCCATGGCGGAAGTCGTTTTCGATTTTTATGACAGACTCAAGAGCTCAACCCGCGGCTATGCCTCCCTCGACTACGAGTTCATTGGTCAGCGGCCAGGCAATATGGTGAAGCTCGACATCCTCCTGAACGGCGAACCCGTTGACGCCCTCTCGAGCATTGTGCACCGCGACAAAGCCTACGAATGGGGCAAGAAACTTTGCGCCAAGCTCAAAGAGCTCATCCCGAGACAGATGTACGAAGTCGCGATTCAGGCGGCCATCGGCAAGAAAGTCATCGCCCGTGACACCATCCGCGCCATGCGCAAAGACGTAATCGCCAAATGTTACGGGGGCGATATCACCCGGAAACGCAAGTTGCTCGAGAAGCAGAAAGAAGGAAAGAAAAGAATGAAGCAGGTGGGCTCGGTAGAAATACCACAGGAAGCCTTTCTCGCCGTTCTTTCTATGAACGACAACTGA
- the folD gene encoding bifunctional methylenetetrahydrofolate dehydrogenase/methenyltetrahydrofolate cyclohydrolase FolD, which translates to MGASILDGVMLAKKVRESVAADVQSWVARGNRAPKLQVILVGENPASSAYVGAKTRACADVGIVSDTLVLPDTVSEQELTEVIGQFNRDEATDGILVQLPIPAHITPLSVIEAIDYRKDVDGFHPMNVGRMSVGQPSFRPCTPAGIIEMLRHYSITTKGKHAVVVGASNIVGSPAAILLSRENTTGKATTTICHKFTKDLTKHTIGADILIVAVGQPGLITGQMVKEGVVVIDVGITRVADHTTERGYRLTGDCDFDSVSEKASWITPVPGGVGPMTVAMLMKNTLLAAKKSIYPR; encoded by the coding sequence ATGGGGGCAAGTATTTTAGACGGCGTTATGCTGGCCAAAAAAGTGCGGGAATCGGTAGCTGCAGATGTGCAGAGCTGGGTGGCGCGCGGCAACCGGGCGCCTAAACTGCAGGTGATTCTCGTGGGCGAAAATCCGGCTTCATCTGCATACGTGGGGGCCAAGACCCGTGCTTGTGCCGATGTGGGCATTGTGTCGGATACGCTCGTGCTGCCGGATACGGTTTCCGAACAGGAGCTGACGGAGGTGATCGGGCAGTTTAACCGGGATGAGGCGACCGATGGTATTCTGGTGCAGCTGCCCATTCCCGCGCACATCACGCCGCTGTCTGTGATTGAGGCGATAGACTACCGCAAAGATGTGGACGGCTTTCATCCCATGAACGTAGGTCGGATGTCGGTCGGGCAGCCGAGCTTTCGCCCGTGTACGCCCGCTGGTATCATTGAAATGCTCCGGCACTACAGCATTACGACCAAGGGTAAACACGCGGTCGTGGTAGGGGCGAGCAATATTGTCGGCTCACCCGCTGCGATTCTGCTTTCCCGGGAAAATACGACCGGGAAGGCTACGACGACCATTTGCCACAAATTTACCAAAGACCTGACCAAACACACCATTGGAGCCGACATCCTGATTGTGGCAGTCGGGCAGCCGGGGCTGATTACAGGGCAGATGGTAAAGGAGGGCGTTGTTGTGATTGATGTGGGGATTACGCGGGTTGCCGATCACACGACCGAACGCGGCTACCGCCTGACGGGCGACTGTGATTTCGACAGCGTGTCAGAAAAAGCCAGCTGGATTACGCCTGTGCCCGGCGGCGTGGGTCCGATGACTGTGGCTATGCTCATGAAAAACACCCTGCTTGCGGCCAAGAAATCAATCTATCCCCGCTGA
- a CDS encoding pyridoxal phosphate-dependent aminotransferase, with the protein MRLPLVPSGKKKASYEIRGIVDKGFQLQACGKNVFWENIGDPVQKGMKVPAWMKQIVANEALRDESYGYCESKGVAKTREFLASRTNAFGGVTITSDDITFFNGLGDAIARVYGMLSPEARVLMPAPTYPAHSGAESNRIGQAPLQYTLDPKRDWLPDADEIRSIVAANPDVCAILLINPDNPTGKVFPYSTLAAIVQIAREFDLFIICDEIYENLVYEGEMVRLCEVIGEVPAIAMKGISKEFPWPGSRCGWLEYYNRDKDPAFADFCGRIDHGKMTEVCSTSLPQRVIPAIMSHPLYQSWQQGIKDDLRRKMSQVREAFHDIDGFHISGGGGAFYATVHIDCDFAGSCVPYTSLNDTQLNLIRKWLKPGAAQDYKIVYYLLAVHGICVVPLSGFSTPQCGFRFTLLEQDSDRFKALLEEMKAGLSLWSQHRKLEESVVA; encoded by the coding sequence ATGCGACTACCTCTGGTACCCTCCGGCAAAAAGAAAGCGAGCTATGAAATCCGCGGCATAGTAGACAAAGGCTTTCAGCTTCAGGCATGCGGAAAAAACGTCTTCTGGGAAAACATTGGCGACCCGGTTCAGAAAGGAATGAAGGTACCGGCCTGGATGAAGCAGATCGTGGCAAACGAAGCGCTGCGGGATGAAAGCTACGGCTACTGCGAATCAAAAGGCGTAGCCAAAACCCGGGAGTTTCTCGCATCACGAACCAATGCGTTCGGCGGCGTAACCATCACAAGCGACGACATCACCTTCTTCAATGGCCTCGGCGACGCCATCGCACGCGTATACGGCATGCTGAGTCCGGAAGCACGGGTGCTCATGCCCGCCCCAACCTACCCCGCACATTCCGGTGCCGAATCAAACCGCATCGGGCAGGCCCCGCTGCAGTACACCCTCGACCCCAAGCGCGACTGGCTCCCCGACGCCGATGAAATCCGCAGCATTGTCGCAGCCAACCCGGACGTCTGTGCCATTTTGCTGATCAACCCCGATAACCCAACCGGAAAAGTCTTCCCCTACAGCACCCTGGCCGCTATCGTACAAATTGCGCGCGAATTCGACCTCTTCATCATCTGCGATGAAATCTACGAAAACCTGGTGTACGAAGGCGAAATGGTCCGGCTGTGCGAAGTAATCGGCGAAGTCCCCGCGATTGCCATGAAAGGCATTTCCAAAGAATTCCCCTGGCCCGGCAGCCGCTGCGGATGGCTCGAGTACTACAACCGCGACAAAGACCCCGCCTTTGCAGATTTCTGCGGCCGCATCGATCACGGCAAAATGACAGAAGTTTGCAGTACCTCCCTCCCGCAGCGCGTCATCCCCGCCATCATGAGTCACCCGCTGTATCAAAGCTGGCAGCAGGGTATCAAAGACGACCTGCGCCGGAAAATGTCGCAGGTGCGCGAAGCCTTTCACGATATCGACGGCTTCCACATCTCCGGCGGCGGCGGGGCGTTCTACGCCACCGTACACATCGACTGCGACTTCGCCGGAAGCTGCGTGCCCTACACCTCGCTGAACGATACACAGCTCAACCTCATCCGCAAATGGCTCAAACCCGGCGCCGCGCAGGACTACAAAATTGTGTACTACCTCCTCGCCGTACACGGCATCTGCGTCGTACCGCTGAGCGGCTTCTCAACCCCGCAGTGCGGCTTCCGCTTCACCTTGCTCGAGCAGGACAGCGACCGCTTCAAAGCCTTGCTCGAAGAAATGAAAGCCGGCCTGAGCCTCTGGAGTCAGCACCGCAAACTCGAAGAAAGCGTAGTCGCCTGA
- the hisG gene encoding ATP phosphoribosyltransferase, translating into MEPVQTLRIAIQKSGRLTEKTITLLENIGIRFDGYKNRLLVKALNFDVELLLIRDDDIPEYVQDGICDLGVVGANVTLETQADITILKDLDFGHCRLSIASPVSRNINSAKELGGRRIATSYPVLTRKFFDSLGLDVHIIKISGAVEITPRLDVADAICDLVSTGSTLKTNGLRELETILQSQSQLIRTNKPLPQHKVDLIEKFLVRIEGQLLAENSRYIMMNAPKEALDTITRIIPALNSPTVLPLADPSMIAIHTVIPIAKFWEVMEELKAAGATGIVMLPIQNMIN; encoded by the coding sequence TTGGAACCTGTACAAACCCTGCGAATTGCCATCCAAAAAAGCGGAAGGCTCACAGAAAAAACCATTACCCTGCTCGAAAACATCGGCATCCGCTTCGATGGTTACAAAAACCGGCTGCTCGTAAAAGCCCTTAATTTTGATGTTGAACTGCTGCTCATCCGTGATGATGACATTCCCGAGTATGTGCAGGACGGCATCTGCGACCTCGGTGTTGTCGGGGCAAATGTTACCCTCGAAACACAGGCCGATATCACCATTTTAAAAGACCTCGATTTTGGTCATTGCCGTCTTTCGATTGCGAGCCCCGTAAGCCGGAACATCAACTCGGCTAAGGAGTTAGGGGGCAGGCGCATTGCCACAAGTTACCCGGTGCTTACCCGCAAGTTTTTTGATTCCCTTGGGCTTGATGTGCACATCATCAAAATTTCAGGCGCAGTGGAAATCACGCCCCGCCTTGATGTCGCTGACGCCATCTGTGACCTTGTTTCGACCGGCAGTACACTCAAAACCAACGGATTGCGCGAACTCGAGACCATCCTGCAAAGTCAGTCGCAGCTCATCCGTACCAACAAGCCGCTGCCGCAGCACAAAGTTGACCTCATTGAGAAATTCCTCGTCCGGATCGAAGGGCAGCTGCTTGCCGAAAACAGCCGCTACATCATGATGAATGCCCCGAAGGAAGCGCTTGATACCATCACCCGCATCATTCCCGCGCTCAACAGTCCGACCGTGCTGCCGCTCGCCGACCCGAGCATGATTGCCATACACACCGTAATTCCGATTGCGAAATTCTGGGAAGTGATGGAAGAGCTCAAAGCTGCCGGGGCAACGGGCATTGTGATGCTTCCCATCCAAAATATGATCAACTAA